From a region of the Paenibacillus sp. FSL R10-2734 genome:
- a CDS encoding ABC transporter ATP-binding protein: MPILQTENLKKHYGKVGSSVKALDGISLAVEKGEFVAIVGTSGSGKSTLLHMLGGLDRATEGKVYVDGNDIFAMSDEKLTIFRRRSVGFVFQNYNLVPILNVRENIVLPIELDGGKIDETYLDLIIRTLGLQEKVNTLPSNLSGGQQQRVAIARALATKPSIILADEPTGNLDSKTSQEVLILLKQMSEKFFQTIVMITHNEQIAQTADRIIRIEDGIIFTGQPRNSGVSQP, from the coding sequence ATGCCGATTCTACAGACTGAAAATTTAAAAAAACACTATGGAAAGGTTGGCTCAAGCGTTAAGGCTTTGGATGGCATATCACTAGCAGTGGAAAAAGGGGAGTTTGTCGCCATCGTCGGTACTAGCGGCAGCGGTAAAAGCACTCTTCTTCATATGCTAGGCGGATTGGATCGAGCAACTGAGGGCAAGGTTTACGTGGATGGGAACGATATTTTTGCGATGAGTGACGAGAAGCTGACCATTTTTCGGCGCAGATCGGTGGGGTTTGTTTTTCAGAACTACAATTTGGTACCTATACTAAATGTGCGTGAGAATATTGTACTGCCTATTGAGCTAGACGGTGGCAAAATAGATGAGACTTATCTTGATCTGATCATCCGCACCTTGGGCTTGCAGGAAAAAGTGAATACTCTACCTTCTAATCTGTCTGGTGGACAGCAACAACGGGTGGCAATAGCCAGAGCATTGGCGACCAAGCCATCAATTATCTTGGCGGATGAGCCCACAGGTAATCTGGATAGTAAAACAAGCCAGGAAGTACTGATTCTGCTGAAGCAGATGAGTGAGAAATTCTTCCAGACCATCGTGATGATCACACACAATGAACAAATTGCTCAAACTGCTGACCGCATTATCCGTATTGAAGATGGCATCATTTTCACTGGTCAACCCCGTAACTCCGGAGTGAGCCAGCCATGA
- a CDS encoding PspA/IM30 family protein encodes MSVFRRMRDITVANLNERLEQSQDPVKLIDQFLHSTREEISEAERLYQQYASHTKQLQQQVNQATAMRNKREEQALLALKAGEDHLAKLALQEKIIHEEKLEQYSGLLEQSKQSLFELEAQLNELKLEYQNVYSKRQYYAARMESLRLQQRMNQRANTYGNGGDVPKMFGRLEDRMNDWELEAKSLRDIRRMGQEYAVQAGETVATVLEREMARLKEKLNNGGKE; translated from the coding sequence ATGAGTGTTTTTCGTCGCATGAGGGATATTACAGTAGCAAATCTAAATGAACGTCTGGAGCAAAGCCAAGATCCTGTGAAGCTAATTGATCAATTTCTACACTCAACCCGTGAGGAAATCAGTGAAGCTGAAAGGCTGTATCAGCAATACGCTTCCCACACGAAGCAATTGCAGCAGCAAGTGAACCAAGCGACTGCTATGAGAAACAAACGTGAGGAACAGGCACTACTCGCACTAAAAGCGGGCGAAGATCATCTCGCGAAGCTGGCTTTACAAGAAAAAATTATTCACGAAGAAAAATTGGAGCAGTACAGCGGGCTACTTGAACAAAGTAAGCAATCCTTGTTTGAACTTGAAGCTCAGCTGAATGAGCTGAAATTAGAGTATCAGAACGTGTACAGCAAACGTCAGTATTATGCAGCTCGAATGGAGTCGTTAAGACTACAGCAACGCATGAATCAAAGAGCCAATACTTATGGTAATGGCGGCGATGTTCCTAAAATGTTCGGACGTCTGGAAGATCGGATGAACGATTGGGAATTAGAAGCGAAGAGCCTCCGTGATATACGGCGCATGGGACAGGAATATGCAGTGCAAGCGGGTGAAACCGTAGCAACCGTTCTCGAAAGAGAAATGGCTCGCCTAAAGGAGAAACTGAACAATGGTGGAAAGGAGTAG
- a CDS encoding response regulator transcription factor, which produces MNILIVEDDRSLNKGIALTLSQNDVVIHQAYDLAAAEHIVEVHPIDLIILDINLPDGNGLDYCEQLRKTSRVPIIFLTANDMESDIITGFALGGDDYITKPFSLMVLRARVMAVLRRTESQGTGKITLGPLELDFEKLEYSKNKQSLQLSKTEQKLLRLLVTNTGNILTREQLIDKIWSKDAEFVDENALTVAIKRLRAKLEDDPAAPKYIKTIYGLGYMWTEGQKP; this is translated from the coding sequence GTGAACATACTAATCGTTGAAGACGACCGCAGCTTAAATAAAGGAATTGCCCTCACTCTTTCTCAAAACGATGTGGTGATCCACCAAGCTTACGATCTTGCTGCGGCTGAGCATATTGTTGAAGTTCACCCTATCGATCTCATCATTCTGGACATCAATCTGCCAGATGGCAATGGGCTGGATTATTGCGAGCAACTTCGCAAGACCTCACGCGTACCCATTATTTTTCTCACCGCCAATGATATGGAGTCCGACATTATTACCGGTTTTGCATTGGGGGGCGATGACTATATCACCAAACCGTTCAGCCTAATGGTACTTCGCGCCAGAGTAATGGCAGTGCTCAGAAGAACGGAATCGCAAGGGACTGGAAAAATAACATTGGGTCCGTTAGAACTCGATTTTGAGAAACTGGAGTACAGCAAAAATAAACAATCGCTCCAGCTGAGCAAAACTGAGCAAAAACTGCTGCGGCTGCTGGTGACGAATACGGGCAATATTTTGACCCGAGAACAGCTGATAGACAAGATCTGGAGCAAGGATGCCGAATTTGTGGATGAAAACGCATTGACAGTAGCCATCAAACGGCTGCGTGCTAAACTTGAGGATGACCCGGCAGCGCCCAAATATATCAAGACCATCTATGGACTTGGATACATGTGGACTGAAGGGCAAAAACCATGA
- a CDS encoding MetQ/NlpA family ABC transporter substrate-binding protein — MKKSMIVVLMIMVLVVAGCGSNKAAENNSAKGSDELTKLKIATLIPPMTEILDIVKPLLKEDGIDLEIVVLSDNVQPNEALANKEVDANFFQHIPYMKQFNESKGSNLVEVQPVYDAIYGGYSKRYKNIADLPEGATLVMANDPSNIGRSLQMFAAADLIKLKDGVGIQATQADITENPKKFKFEEVDLLMLARMLDDGDLVAMTPAYASPLGLTPKKDALITEGEDSEFTITLVAREDNKDSDAIQKLAKRISGPEVKKFLEDNYADIALPAFK; from the coding sequence ATGAAAAAATCAATGATAGTTGTGCTTATGATAATGGTATTGGTCGTAGCGGGTTGTGGCTCTAATAAAGCAGCCGAGAACAATTCTGCAAAAGGTAGCGATGAGCTAACGAAATTAAAGATTGCTACTTTGATTCCACCAATGACGGAAATTCTAGACATTGTGAAGCCACTTCTAAAGGAAGATGGAATTGATCTTGAAATCGTTGTGCTGTCTGACAATGTGCAGCCTAATGAGGCTTTGGCGAATAAAGAGGTTGACGCTAACTTTTTCCAACACATTCCTTATATGAAGCAATTTAATGAAAGTAAAGGCTCCAATTTGGTGGAGGTACAGCCTGTCTATGACGCTATTTACGGTGGATACTCCAAGCGCTACAAGAATATAGCTGATCTTCCTGAAGGTGCAACGCTAGTTATGGCTAATGATCCTTCTAATATCGGTCGTTCATTACAAATGTTCGCTGCAGCCGATTTGATTAAGCTGAAAGATGGCGTAGGCATTCAAGCTACACAAGCAGACATTACTGAGAATCCAAAAAAGTTTAAGTTTGAGGAAGTAGATTTGCTGATGCTGGCTCGTATGCTGGATGATGGCGATCTAGTGGCAATGACTCCGGCTTATGCTAGCCCGCTTGGATTGACACCTAAGAAGGATGCGCTGATTACAGAAGGCGAGGATTCTGAATTCACGATCACTTTGGTTGCACGCGAAGATAACAAGGATTCTGATGCGATTCAGAAGCTAGCTAAACGGATTAGCGGTCCAGAAGTGAAGAAATTCCTTGAAGATAATTATGCGGATATCGCGTTGCCGGCTTTTAAATAA
- a CDS encoding FtsX-like permease family protein, which produces MISTNNHKTIATLAKKSLKANRARNFTIICAIVLTTVLITAVFTMALSINKSMQHAQMQTTGSDYHGSFKYLNPAELEKLKNHPSIKEYGVFLTVGDISTSLFKNNRVEVLRIDENFAKHGFINFIAGGLPSQENEIVLNTWELDMLGAKHELGQIVELDIDTGEKVISQDFKISGYYEADQNLAMSGLAFVSEAFTQKNISQIDPDLSEATGSYVNTSGLGVMFNNSYNIEQKLQKILADTGLDVPYGVNPAYTSVSLSENLVNIIPYAVVILITMLSGYLLIYNIFFISVVRDVKFYGLLKTIGTTPRQLKKIISIQARSLYLVALPFGLGLGYLLGLLILPMTSSFLNGSTDNVYSASPWIFIGAAAFSYMTVWIAASKPGRMASRTSPVEAVKFAGVSSGGKRKAKKSKHGAKLHNMAFSNLFRSKKKLILMLSSLSLGIILFSTIFTVISSLDVNKYLRAFISGDFVVQNEVLVSITGPRDGDPYKLSEEFANNLSKIDGVESVDKVYHRYVPTPVDDAVRAILEPMAATDPHPYLLSTLDKGGMININLYGLDPGWYDLVNKDIIEGEFNGQMFSSGKFALITEASLIGEDSYRTYYHPGDTITFGNSGKSYEVMAVLKYDAVYAATTKSFSMLGYNAFLPALELQKELPKGTDPANIVTATLHVDPTKMDQVEQAAKALTDSTNELNLKSREDYKEELGGFIRIFQTIGYSLSLVIALIGVLNYVNTVLTGVISRRNEFAMLESIGMTKKQLKRMLIYEGLYNVLCTVLITSTLGVLLTYKISKGITEVIAFTVFRMSWLPFIFTVPVMLIIAFAVTLRAYKTISQATIVERLREAE; this is translated from the coding sequence ATGATCAGTACTAATAACCACAAGACTATTGCTACTTTAGCCAAAAAAAGCCTCAAAGCCAACCGGGCTCGCAATTTCACTATCATCTGTGCCATCGTACTGACTACCGTTTTGATCACCGCCGTGTTTACCATGGCGCTCAGTATTAACAAATCAATGCAACACGCACAAATGCAGACTACTGGCAGTGATTATCATGGAAGCTTCAAATATCTGAATCCTGCTGAGTTGGAGAAGCTGAAGAATCACCCATCAATTAAAGAATATGGTGTTTTTCTTACGGTTGGCGATATAAGCACCAGTCTGTTCAAGAATAACCGGGTAGAGGTACTTCGAATTGACGAGAACTTTGCCAAACACGGATTTATCAACTTTATAGCTGGCGGACTGCCCTCCCAAGAGAATGAAATCGTCCTAAATACTTGGGAGCTTGACATGCTTGGAGCAAAGCATGAGTTAGGCCAGATTGTGGAGCTGGATATAGACACAGGTGAAAAAGTCATAAGCCAAGACTTTAAGATCTCCGGATATTATGAAGCCGATCAAAATTTAGCAATGTCAGGATTGGCTTTTGTATCAGAAGCTTTCACACAGAAGAATATTTCCCAAATTGATCCGGACCTCTCTGAAGCAACAGGTTCTTATGTGAACACCTCAGGTTTGGGGGTGATGTTTAATAATTCTTATAATATTGAACAGAAGTTACAAAAGATTTTGGCAGACACCGGCCTGGATGTGCCCTATGGTGTAAATCCCGCTTATACGAGTGTCTCGCTCTCTGAAAATCTAGTGAATATCATTCCTTATGCAGTTGTCATTCTTATCACCATGCTGAGCGGCTATTTACTAATCTACAATATCTTTTTTATTTCCGTCGTGCGGGATGTGAAATTTTATGGGCTGCTAAAGACCATCGGTACCACACCCCGACAACTGAAAAAGATCATCTCCATTCAGGCCCGCTCACTTTATCTCGTCGCGCTCCCCTTTGGATTAGGGTTGGGATATTTGCTAGGTCTGCTCATTCTCCCTATGACCTCCTCATTTTTAAACGGTTCTACTGATAATGTCTATTCTGCTAGCCCGTGGATATTTATTGGTGCAGCAGCATTCTCGTATATGACAGTATGGATTGCCGCAAGTAAGCCAGGCCGGATGGCCTCGCGAACCTCGCCGGTAGAGGCTGTAAAATTTGCAGGAGTCAGCAGCGGTGGAAAACGGAAAGCCAAAAAATCAAAACATGGCGCAAAACTTCACAACATGGCGTTCTCCAACCTGTTCAGAAGCAAAAAAAAGCTGATCTTGATGCTCTCTTCACTCTCCTTAGGTATCATCTTGTTCAGTACCATTTTCACAGTAATCTCCTCACTGGATGTCAATAAATATCTGCGTGCTTTTATCTCCGGTGATTTTGTGGTTCAGAATGAAGTGTTAGTCAGTATTACAGGGCCTCGAGACGGTGATCCTTATAAGCTTTCAGAGGAATTCGCGAACAATCTAAGTAAAATTGACGGTGTAGAAAGTGTTGATAAGGTTTACCACAGATATGTTCCAACTCCTGTCGATGATGCTGTCCGGGCTATTTTGGAGCCAATGGCAGCTACTGATCCACATCCTTATCTTCTCTCCACTTTAGATAAGGGGGGGATGATTAACATTAATCTATATGGATTAGATCCAGGCTGGTATGATCTTGTGAACAAAGATATTATCGAAGGTGAGTTTAATGGGCAGATGTTTTCTTCAGGAAAGTTTGCGCTCATTACCGAGGCCAGTTTAATAGGAGAAGATAGCTACCGCACCTATTATCATCCTGGAGATACAATCACTTTCGGGAATTCGGGGAAATCTTATGAAGTGATGGCGGTATTAAAATATGATGCGGTATATGCTGCAACTACTAAATCATTCTCCATGTTAGGCTATAATGCTTTCCTCCCTGCTTTGGAACTACAGAAGGAATTGCCTAAGGGTACAGATCCAGCCAATATCGTTACAGCCACACTACATGTCGATCCGACTAAGATGGATCAGGTAGAACAAGCGGCCAAAGCTCTAACAGATTCGACAAATGAATTAAACTTAAAATCCAGAGAGGATTACAAGGAAGAGCTTGGTGGATTTATTCGCATTTTTCAAACCATAGGTTATAGTCTTAGTTTAGTCATTGCTCTTATCGGTGTGTTGAATTATGTTAATACCGTTCTCACTGGAGTCATCTCTCGCAGAAATGAATTTGCCATGCTGGAGAGTATCGGCATGACCAAAAAGCAATTAAAACGTATGCTAATTTATGAAGGACTCTACAATGTGCTTTGTACTGTGCTCATAACGTCAACATTAGGTGTGCTGCTGACCTATAAGATTTCCAAAGGCATTACAGAAGTTATAGCCTTTACGGTATTCCGAATGAGCTGGTTGCCGTTTATCTTCACCGTTCCTGTTATGTTAATCATTGCTTTCGCAGTGACGCTAAGAGCATATAAAACAATCTCCCAAGCAACAATTGTGGAACGGTTAAGAGAAGCCGAATAA
- a CDS encoding HAMP domain-containing sensor histidine kinase, protein MFLYGFDPTLLQLTTLFIICLLATGAVWVWLWNRQIANYIQTLDTAIERAIHDQPPLTNYEETALSSMEHKLKRYIGMAKANERIIQTEKNKIKELISDISHQTKTPLSNIMVFSQLLEEMPELNENVRHYVKHIQAQSDKLDWLIQSLIKLSRLETGMISLQQIEAKPLIQTLTKALSQVYAQAENKQITINIDCGTHILACHDVKWTSEALFNLLENAVKYTPHSGQISILAETNEMFTCIQLTDTGLGILSEEIPHIFKRFYRGKQAREFEGVGIGLFLTREIIMAQGGHINVSSEAGKGTTFSVFLPQR, encoded by the coding sequence ATGTTTCTGTATGGGTTCGACCCCACTCTGCTCCAACTCACTACTCTATTCATCATCTGTCTATTAGCAACAGGAGCCGTATGGGTATGGTTATGGAACCGCCAGATCGCAAACTATATACAGACCTTGGATACAGCGATTGAGCGGGCTATACATGACCAGCCGCCACTCACTAACTATGAAGAAACCGCTCTGTCTTCGATGGAACATAAACTAAAGCGGTACATAGGGATGGCTAAGGCAAATGAACGAATTATTCAGACCGAGAAAAACAAGATAAAAGAGCTGATCTCGGATATCTCCCATCAAACCAAGACCCCTCTCTCTAATATCATGGTATTCAGTCAGTTGCTGGAGGAGATGCCCGAACTAAATGAGAATGTCCGGCACTACGTAAAACATATTCAAGCGCAGTCAGATAAGTTGGATTGGCTGATCCAGTCTCTAATCAAATTATCACGTTTGGAAACAGGAATGATCTCCCTACAGCAGATTGAAGCGAAACCGCTCATTCAGACTTTGACGAAGGCGTTATCCCAGGTGTATGCGCAAGCGGAAAACAAACAAATTACCATCAATATAGACTGCGGGACACACATCTTAGCCTGCCACGATGTCAAATGGACAAGTGAAGCTCTATTCAACCTGTTGGAGAATGCTGTGAAATATACGCCTCATAGTGGACAAATTTCCATCCTAGCTGAAACCAATGAGATGTTTACCTGTATTCAGCTTACCGATACTGGTCTTGGAATCCTCAGTGAAGAAATTCCCCACATCTTTAAGCGGTTCTACCGAGGAAAGCAAGCGCGTGAATTCGAGGGGGTCGGCATTGGGTTGTTTTTGACCAGAGAGATTATCATGGCACAAGGCGGCCATATCAACGTCAGTTCTGAAGCTGGAAAAGGTACAACTTTCTCTGTTTTCCTGCCCCAGCGCTAA